One genomic region from Macellibacteroides fermentans encodes:
- a CDS encoding Na+/H+ antiporter NhaC family protein, with protein MDNKDTVKTPYNHTPNAWALFPLVVFLFTYLVVSILAGDFYKMPITVAFSIASVVAIAQSKGGKLNNRIEQFCRGAANSNILLMVLIFILAGAFAQTAKAMGAIDASVNLALSILPDNLLVAGIFITACFISLSVGTSVGTVVALTPVAAGIAQKTGLDLSLMVGAVVGGAMFGDNLSFISDTTIVATRTQGCNMSDKFKANVLIALPVAVATTLIYIITSQSALPNAGSVTIDWIKVIPYLVVLITAISGVNVLLVLLIGIVLSGFVGLLTGGFGIWEWTASMGLGINNMGELIIVTLLAGGILEMIRFNGGIDWIILKLTSHVRTAKGAELSIAGLVSFANLCTANNTIALIMAGPIAKDIATNFNIPAKRSASILDIFSCFVQGIIPYGAQLLMASGLAMISPIEIMQNLYYPYLLGFTTLLIILLRKRKV; from the coding sequence ATGGATAATAAGGATACGGTGAAAACACCTTACAACCATACACCCAATGCATGGGCTTTATTTCCTTTGGTCGTTTTTCTCTTTACATATTTGGTGGTATCTATTCTTGCCGGCGATTTCTATAAAATGCCTATCACAGTTGCATTTTCAATAGCATCGGTTGTTGCAATTGCCCAATCGAAAGGAGGAAAACTCAATAACAGGATTGAACAGTTTTGCAGGGGGGCAGCCAATTCAAACATTTTATTGATGGTGCTGATTTTTATTCTTGCCGGAGCTTTTGCCCAAACAGCCAAAGCAATGGGCGCCATCGATGCTTCCGTAAATCTAGCCTTGTCCATTTTACCAGACAATCTATTGGTAGCCGGAATATTTATCACTGCGTGTTTTATCTCGCTATCGGTAGGCACCTCTGTAGGAACTGTCGTAGCCCTTACACCCGTTGCGGCAGGTATTGCTCAGAAAACGGGACTGGATCTTTCCCTTATGGTTGGTGCTGTAGTTGGAGGAGCTATGTTTGGCGACAATCTTTCTTTCATTTCGGATACAACAATCGTAGCAACGCGTACCCAGGGATGTAACATGTCTGATAAATTTAAGGCGAATGTACTAATTGCTCTTCCTGTAGCTGTTGCTACCACTCTCATTTATATTATCACTTCTCAATCTGCACTTCCGAATGCAGGTTCGGTAACAATCGATTGGATTAAGGTTATCCCCTATCTTGTAGTTCTCATTACTGCCATTTCCGGAGTTAATGTACTTCTAGTTTTATTGATTGGAATCGTATTATCTGGTTTTGTAGGCTTACTGACGGGTGGATTCGGCATTTGGGAATGGACCGCCTCCATGGGATTAGGTATAAATAATATGGGAGAACTGATAATTGTTACACTTCTTGCTGGAGGTATTCTGGAAATGATACGCTTTAATGGTGGGATTGACTGGATCATATTAAAGCTTACTTCTCATGTAAGAACCGCCAAAGGCGCCGAACTTAGTATCGCTGGCTTGGTTAGCTTTGCCAACTTATGCACCGCAAACAATACGATTGCACTCATTATGGCTGGACCAATAGCTAAAGACATTGCCACAAATTTTAATATCCCAGCTAAAAGATCGGCCAGTATTTTAGATATCTTTTCTTGTTTTGTACAGGGAATTATACCTTATGGCGCTCAATTGCTGATGGCATCCGGACTAGCTATGATATCTCCCATTGAAATAATGCAGAATCTCTATTATCCCTATCTTCTAGGATTTACAACATTATTGATAATCTTACTACGAAAACGAAAAGTATAA